The Sulfurimonas sp. genome includes a window with the following:
- a CDS encoding DEAD/DEAH box helicase, giving the protein MSFEKLGVMKPLLSAIRELGYENPTTIQTRAIPLVLAKEDIFATAQTGTGKTAAFGLPMLQRLRNTSADENRTLRGVILSPTRELSIQIYEDLNNYAKNMKLNIAVLVGGKDIQSQQRILKKGVDIVIATPGRLIEHVDNGLKLDDVEIFVLDEADRMLDMGFVKEIRKTHPLLPKNHQTLLFSATYSDKVRKLSKLILRKPQFIESAKKNSTVDTINQVAYLVDVDKKAALCAYLIGSRNFRQVLVFTKTKASADELVEELKKDGLKADVIHGDKTQAKRLKTLNAFKEEKIRVLVATDIASRGLDIEELPYVINYELPSVPEDYVHRVGRTGRAGRDGEAITLLDIYEKYDIKDIERLIGQRIPKETVEGFEPDPNARRKDRDEVKLKSEHKKEDKKPRKKHYKKTTAKHRKVTKRG; this is encoded by the coding sequence TTTGCAACAGCTCAAACAGGTACCGGTAAAACGGCTGCGTTTGGACTGCCTATGCTTCAAAGACTTAGAAATACAAGTGCAGATGAAAACAGAACTCTTCGCGGGGTAATCTTATCTCCTACACGTGAACTTAGTATTCAGATCTATGAAGATCTTAATAACTATGCAAAAAATATGAAGCTAAATATAGCTGTTCTGGTAGGCGGAAAAGATATACAGTCTCAACAGCGTATTTTAAAAAAAGGTGTAGATATAGTTATAGCTACGCCTGGTCGTTTGATCGAACATGTAGATAACGGATTAAAGCTTGATGATGTTGAGATATTTGTACTTGATGAAGCAGACAGAATGCTTGATATGGGTTTTGTTAAAGAGATCAGAAAAACTCATCCTTTACTTCCTAAAAACCATCAAACTCTGCTTTTCTCAGCAACTTATAGTGACAAGGTTAGAAAGCTTTCAAAACTGATTCTTAGAAAACCTCAGTTCATTGAATCGGCTAAGAAGAACTCAACTGTTGATACTATAAATCAAGTAGCATATCTTGTTGATGTAGATAAAAAAGCAGCTCTTTGTGCATACTTAATAGGTTCACGTAACTTTAGACAAGTTCTTGTGTTTACAAAGACAAAAGCAAGTGCAGATGAGTTAGTTGAAGAGCTTAAAAAAGACGGATTAAAAGCAGATGTAATCCACGGAGACAAGACACAGGCAAAACGTCTTAAAACACTAAATGCTTTTAAAGAGGAAAAAATTCGTGTACTTGTAGCTACAGATATAGCTTCCCGCGGATTAGATATAGAAGAGCTTCCATACGTGATCAACTATGAGCTTCCAAGCGTTCCTGAAGATTATGTTCACCGTGTAGGGCGTACTGGTCGTGCAGGACGTGACGGTGAAGCTATAACACTTTTAGATATATATGAAAAGTATGATATTAAAGATATTGAACGTCTAATAGGTCAGAGAATACCAAAAGAAACAGTTGAAGGATTTGAGCCTGATCCTAATGCAAGACGTAAAGACAGAGATGAAGTTAAATTAAAATCAGAGCATAAAAAAGAGGATAAGAAACCTCGTAAAAAGCACTATAAAAAAACTACTGCCAAACACAGAAAAGTGACGAAGAGAGGTTAG
- a CDS encoding DUF4395 domain-containing protein, translated as MNLNSFLWEYGAKVPGYDVRVVNEREVRAAAGILGTLGMIVVFVAIGFNHTIVARIYLAFMFLDFTARLISTNYAPSLLLGRFFVQNQKPEYTGAAQKRFAWLLGWIIFLPMLWWFVINWDISFYKVLLCVLCLLLTFLESAFSICIGCMLYQTITRKDAQHCPGGVCEIREKEPIQMFNPVQKAITALTMIGLVVGTYLFLATQEPKTFFGEFLHEMVLTDAQLKKIEEEKYKKAMEAEFGSDDEDF; from the coding sequence ACGACGTCAGAGTTGTAAATGAAAGAGAAGTAAGAGCAGCAGCAGGTATACTTGGAACACTAGGTATGATAGTTGTATTTGTTGCTATCGGTTTTAATCATACTATCGTAGCAAGAATCTATCTTGCATTTATGTTTCTTGATTTTACAGCTAGATTAATTAGCACAAACTATGCTCCATCTTTACTTTTAGGAAGATTCTTCGTACAAAATCAAAAACCTGAATATACTGGTGCTGCTCAAAAACGATTTGCATGGCTACTAGGCTGGATCATTTTCCTTCCAATGCTATGGTGGTTTGTTATAAACTGGGATATCAGTTTTTACAAAGTTTTACTTTGTGTGCTTTGTCTTCTTCTTACTTTTCTTGAGAGTGCATTTTCAATATGTATAGGATGTATGCTGTATCAAACGATCACAAGAAAAGATGCACAACATTGTCCTGGTGGCGTGTGTGAAATACGTGAAAAAGAGCCAATCCAGATGTTTAATCCTGTACAAAAAGCAATAACTGCCCTAACTATGATAGGACTTGTTGTTGGTACATACCTATTTTTAGCGACACAAGAACCTAAAACATTCTTCGGTGAGTTTTTACATGAAATGGTATTAACAGATGCTCAACTTAAAAAAATAGAAGAGGAAAAGTACAAAAAAGCTATGGAAGCTGAATTTGGAAGTGATGACGAAGACTTCTAA